Proteins encoded in a region of the Streptomyces sp. NBC_00310 genome:
- a CDS encoding CBU_0592 family membrane protein: MTWAEGGVAAVGWGGAGLLLTAYAMASAERIPAGGRAFQLLNLFGAAALTVNSGYHQAWPSALLNTAWIVIGLAALARRAPQVP, encoded by the coding sequence GTGACCTGGGCCGAGGGGGGCGTCGCCGCCGTCGGCTGGGGCGGAGCGGGGTTGTTGCTCACCGCGTACGCGATGGCGTCGGCCGAACGGATCCCCGCCGGAGGCCGCGCCTTCCAGTTGCTGAACCTGTTCGGCGCCGCCGCCCTGACCGTCAACTCCGGATACCACCAAGCATGGCCCTCCGCCCTGCTCAACACCGCCTGGATCGTCATCGGCCTGGCCGCCCTCGCCCGCCGCGCGCCCCAGGTCCCGTAA